The proteins below are encoded in one region of Ostrea edulis chromosome 3, xbOstEdul1.1, whole genome shotgun sequence:
- the LOC130053492 gene encoding protein draper-like: MISTTYAILAFCFMYVKFVHSSDTDFTKETETTECRPGYTGENCGIPCRHPSYGPACQERCHCTEIKCDHVTGCKVCPIGYTGDRCELPCRFPTYGDLCQMECSCAEEFCNFTYGCSPGSTNGKLFTFVI, encoded by the exons ATGATCTCTACAACATATGCAATTTTAGCATTTTGCTTTATGTATGTAAAATTCGTCCATTCTAGTGACACTGATTTTAC aaaGGAAACAGAAACAACTG AATGCCGACCAGGATACACTGGAGAGAACTGTGGTATCCCGTGTCGACATCCCAGCTACGGTCCAGCTTGTCAGGAGAGATGTCATTGTACAGAAATAAAATGTGACCACGTCACAGGGTGTAAAG TATGTCCGATTGGTTATACTGGTGATAGATGTGAACTCCCGTGTCGATTTCCAACTTATGGTGATCTTTGTCAGATGGAGTGCAGTTGTGCTGaggaattttgtaattttacttACGGATGTTCACCTGGCAGCACAAATGGCAAGTTATTCACATTTGTTATTTGA